The Synechocystis sp. PCC 7509 genome includes a window with the following:
- a CDS encoding peroxiredoxin, protein MALRLGDTVPNFKQASTHGDIDFYEWAGDSWVVLFSHPADFTPVCTTELGQVAYLKPELDKRNVKALALSVDNVESHNGWVGDIEETQGTKLNFPILADPDRTVSDLYDMIHPNANNTLTVRSVFIIDPQKKLRLTLTYPASTGRNFAEILRVIDSLQLTDNYSVATPANWEDGGDCVIVPSLKDPAVLKEKFPKGYEEIKPYLRMTPQPNK, encoded by the coding sequence ATGGCGCTAAGATTAGGCGATACAGTTCCTAACTTTAAACAAGCTTCGACCCACGGCGATATTGATTTCTACGAATGGGCAGGAGATAGTTGGGTAGTTTTATTTTCTCACCCGGCGGACTTTACCCCAGTTTGTACGACAGAACTTGGACAAGTCGCCTATCTCAAACCAGAACTTGATAAGCGCAATGTTAAAGCCTTGGCATTAAGCGTTGACAATGTGGAATCGCACAATGGCTGGGTTGGAGATATTGAGGAAACTCAGGGAACTAAACTAAATTTTCCAATTTTAGCCGATCCCGATCGCACAGTTTCCGACTTGTACGATATGATTCACCCCAACGCTAACAACACTTTAACCGTGCGATCGGTATTTATTATCGATCCACAGAAAAAACTGCGTTTGACTCTTACCTATCCCGCTAGTACAGGACGCAACTTTGCGGAGATTTTGCGGGTAATCGATTCATTGCAACTAACAGACAACTACAGCGTAGCAACTCCGGCAAACTGGGAAGATGGCGGCGACTGTGTAATCGTACCATCGTTGAAAGATCCAGCCGTGTTGAAAGAAAAGTTTCCCAAGGGTTACGAAGAAATTAAGCCTTATTTGCGGATGACTCCCCAACCAAATAAATAA
- a CDS encoding divergent PAP2 family protein, whose translation MQDFGDILDNSVLYIAVITCLIAQASKLIIDLAKNRKFNVRVLVTTGGMPSAHSALVTSLATGVGQTAGWGSPEFAIATIFAAIVMYDAAGVRQAAGKQARILNQMIDELFSKDHEFNEDRLKELLGHTPFQVIIGSILGVTISALAAPAY comes from the coding sequence ATGCAGGACTTTGGCGACATTCTAGATAACAGCGTTTTATACATTGCTGTCATAACTTGTCTGATTGCTCAAGCTTCAAAACTAATTATTGACTTAGCTAAAAATCGTAAGTTTAATGTCCGCGTTTTAGTCACTACTGGGGGAATGCCTAGCGCTCATTCGGCGCTAGTAACTTCTTTGGCAACCGGGGTCGGACAAACGGCTGGCTGGGGAAGTCCCGAATTTGCGATCGCCACTATTTTTGCTGCTATTGTCATGTATGATGCCGCCGGAGTACGTCAAGCGGCGGGTAAGCAAGCCCGGATTCTTAACCAAATGATTGACGAACTATTTAGCAAAGACCACGAGTTTAATGAAGACCGTTTGAAGGAATTGCTCGGACATACGCCTTTTCAAGTCATTATCGGCTCGATTTTAGGTGTAACTATTTCGGCGTTGGCTGCACCCGCTTATTAA
- the crtE gene encoding geranylgeranyl diphosphate synthase CrtE: MVAMDNLQMTSQTAQFNLSAYLLEHQSLVEAALDRAISVVYPEKIYEAMRYSLLAGGKRLRPILCLATCQMAGGTLETAMPTACALEMIHTMSLIHDDLPAMDNDDYRRGKLTNHKVYGEDIAILAGDGLLAYAFEFVATNTFNVPAEQVLKVIAKLGRAVGAAGLVGGQVVDLESEGKTDVSLETLNFIHNHKTAALLEASVVCGGILAGMSEEDLQRLSGFSQNIGLAFQIIDDVLDITSTQEQLGKTAGKDLQAQKVTYPSLWGIEESLHQARQLIAAAIAQLEPFGDKATPLKAIAHYITSRTH, from the coding sequence ATGGTAGCAATGGATAATCTGCAAATGACTTCACAAACAGCCCAGTTTAATTTATCAGCTTACTTACTTGAGCATCAAAGCCTTGTAGAAGCAGCCTTAGACCGGGCGATTTCTGTTGTTTATCCAGAAAAGATATACGAGGCGATGCGCTACTCCTTACTTGCTGGGGGAAAGCGGTTGCGTCCAATTCTTTGCCTTGCTACTTGTCAGATGGCTGGAGGGACGTTAGAAACAGCGATGCCTACGGCGTGTGCTTTAGAGATGATTCATACCATGTCATTGATTCACGATGACTTACCAGCGATGGACAATGACGACTATCGCCGGGGTAAATTGACCAATCATAAAGTTTATGGCGAAGATATTGCGATTTTGGCTGGCGATGGGTTACTCGCTTACGCTTTTGAATTTGTTGCTACTAATACTTTTAATGTACCCGCCGAGCAAGTTTTAAAAGTAATAGCAAAGCTAGGACGCGCGGTAGGTGCGGCAGGATTGGTAGGCGGTCAGGTAGTGGATTTAGAATCGGAAGGCAAAACTGATGTCTCTTTAGAAACTTTGAATTTCATTCACAACCATAAAACGGCGGCATTGCTAGAAGCTAGTGTAGTTTGTGGGGGAATTTTAGCCGGGATGTCAGAAGAAGATTTGCAACGATTGTCTGGTTTTTCTCAAAATATCGGTTTGGCATTTCAAATTATTGATGATGTTTTGGATATCACCTCAACTCAAGAACAATTAGGCAAAACTGCCGGAAAAGATTTACAAGCGCAAAAAGTAACCTATCCTAGCTTGTGGGGGATAGAAGAATCACTCCATCAGGCACGACAGCTAATAGCCGCCGCTATAGCTCAATTAGAGCCATTTGGAGACAAAGCCACGCCCTTAAAAGCGATCGCTCACTATATCACTAGCCGCACTCATTAA
- the folD gene encoding bifunctional methylenetetrahydrofolate dehydrogenase/methenyltetrahydrofolate cyclohydrolase FolD produces MNTTAKLLDGKALAQKLQTNLLERIQALTPQIGRNPGLAVIMVGDNPASAAYVRNKERDCVNVGIASFGQHFPVNTSQLELEKVIQTLNQDERVDGILVQLPLPQPLDAVTLLHQIEPNKDVDGLHPLNLGRLLRGEPGLRSCTPAGVMRLLQEYNIELKGKKAVVVGRSILVGKPLALMLLEADATVTVAHSKSNDLESITKEADILIPAVGKAGLITAAMVKPGAVVVDVGINSITDATTGKSRLVGDVDFASVQQVASYLTPVPGGIGPMTRAILLQNTVLSYCHYHKIS; encoded by the coding sequence ATGAATACAACGGCTAAATTATTAGACGGTAAGGCTTTAGCTCAAAAGCTGCAAACGAATCTCTTAGAGCGGATTCAAGCATTGACACCGCAGATAGGACGCAACCCTGGTTTAGCAGTAATTATGGTCGGTGACAACCCCGCCAGCGCTGCCTACGTGCGAAACAAAGAGCGAGATTGTGTAAATGTGGGAATTGCCTCTTTTGGTCAGCATTTCCCCGTCAATACAAGCCAATTGGAGCTAGAAAAAGTAATTCAAACGCTAAATCAAGATGAAAGAGTAGATGGAATTTTAGTACAGTTGCCTTTACCACAACCCTTAGATGCCGTTACCCTGCTACACCAAATAGAGCCTAACAAAGATGTTGATGGACTGCACCCGCTTAATTTAGGACGATTGCTAAGAGGCGAACCCGGTTTACGCAGTTGTACCCCCGCCGGAGTTATGCGATTGTTGCAAGAATACAATATAGAACTTAAGGGCAAAAAAGCCGTTGTTGTCGGGAGAAGTATTTTAGTGGGTAAGCCTTTAGCATTGATGCTATTAGAGGCAGATGCAACGGTTACTGTCGCCCATTCCAAATCTAATGACCTAGAATCTATTACTAAGGAAGCTGACATCCTCATCCCCGCCGTAGGCAAGGCAGGATTAATCACTGCTGCAATGGTGAAGCCGGGAGCGGTAGTTGTTGATGTGGGAATTAATAGTATTACGGATGCGACTACAGGTAAAAGCCGTTTAGTAGGAGATGTAGATTTTGCCTCGGTGCAACAAGTTGCTTCCTACCTTACCCCTGTCCCTGGCGGAATTGGACCCATGACTAGAGCTATATTGTTGCAAAATACTGTACTTAGCTATTGCCATTACCATAAAATTTCTTAA
- a CDS encoding NUDIX hydrolase, whose translation MSNSIVQVAIAILYQNDKFLMQLRDDIPNIVYPGHWGLFGGHLEPGETPDIAVKRELLEEISYTPPNLIEFGCYPDEKAIRYIYYAPLTVELNQLVLLEGWDMDFLTIDNIEQGIYYSQKAQGIYPLVSTAQKILLDFIDKISNA comes from the coding sequence ATGAGTAATTCAATTGTACAAGTAGCGATCGCAATTCTCTACCAAAACGACAAATTTTTAATGCAATTGCGCGACGACATCCCCAACATAGTCTATCCCGGACACTGGGGTTTATTTGGCGGACACCTAGAACCCGGTGAAACTCCAGATATTGCCGTAAAACGAGAACTATTAGAAGAAATTAGTTATACGCCACCAAACTTAATTGAATTTGGCTGTTATCCAGATGAAAAAGCTATTCGTTATATTTATTATGCGCCGCTAACCGTAGAACTAAATCAGTTAGTTTTACTTGAAGGTTGGGATATGGATTTTTTGACAATTGATAATATAGAACAAGGTATATATTATTCACAAAAAGCTCAGGGTATTTATCCATTAGTTTCTACTGCTCAAAAAATTTTGTTAGATTTTATAGATAAAATAAGTAATGCTTAA
- a CDS encoding AAA family ATPase, which produces MLKKLILKNWKSYRYAELFIDPLTVLIGTNASGKSNALDGLEFLNRTALGKDIPAALIGDETLSSIRGGVEWAAFKPENQFTLEVLVQGNNDRVDYFYSITVETEPRVQLLAESLVRITKRPKTDKNPHKISLFQADSDSPDNPSIVARLYNTKKGKPKDVRRSNSILSQLTGLASISQDITEGLNIVSQVLKNIFILDPIPSKMRSFSPFSDRILSDASNIAGILAALAEPEKSQVEAEITKYVTDLPGRDIQKVWAEPVGRFKYDAMLYCQEMWVENKESTLIDARGMSDGTLRFLAIITTLLTRPENSQIVIEEVDNGLHPSRSELLIKMLREIGERRQIDILITTHNPALLDALGSEIVPFVVVAHRDNETGESKLTLLENINNLPKLMASGTLGKLTSQGSLEKSLSSVN; this is translated from the coding sequence ATGCTTAAGAAACTCATACTCAAAAATTGGAAAAGCTATCGTTATGCTGAACTCTTTATTGACCCTCTAACCGTTCTTATTGGTACAAATGCTAGTGGAAAATCAAACGCCCTTGATGGGTTAGAATTTTTAAATAGAACTGCGTTAGGAAAAGATATTCCAGCAGCTTTGATAGGTGATGAAACGCTTTCTTCTATTCGAGGTGGTGTAGAATGGGCAGCATTTAAGCCGGAAAATCAATTTACATTAGAAGTATTAGTACAGGGCAACAATGACAGGGTAGACTACTTTTATAGCATTACTGTGGAAACTGAACCTCGCGTTCAACTTCTAGCTGAGTCTTTAGTAAGAATTACGAAAAGACCAAAAACAGATAAAAATCCTCATAAAATTTCTTTGTTTCAAGCAGATAGTGACTCGCCAGATAATCCTAGTATAGTTGCACGGCTTTACAATACAAAGAAGGGTAAGCCCAAAGATGTAAGACGTTCTAATTCTATTCTAAGTCAGCTAACAGGATTGGCTTCTATTTCTCAAGATATTACTGAAGGACTTAACATAGTTTCCCAAGTTTTAAAAAATATTTTTATTCTCGATCCTATTCCTTCCAAAATGCGTTCCTTTTCACCTTTTTCCGATCGTATACTTAGCGATGCTTCTAATATTGCTGGTATATTAGCAGCTTTAGCAGAACCCGAAAAAAGTCAAGTGGAAGCAGAAATAACTAAATATGTTACAGATTTACCAGGACGAGATATTCAAAAAGTCTGGGCAGAACCAGTAGGTAGATTTAAGTATGATGCAATGCTATATTGTCAAGAGATGTGGGTAGAAAATAAAGAATCTACCCTTATAGATGCGCGGGGAATGTCTGATGGAACACTCAGATTTTTAGCAATTATTACAACACTATTAACAAGACCAGAAAATAGTCAAATAGTAATTGAAGAAGTAGACAACGGGCTTCACCCATCTCGTTCTGAGTTGCTAATAAAAATGCTCCGAGAAATAGGAGAACGTAGGCAAATTGATATATTAATTACTACTCATAACCCAGCTTTACTAGATGCGTTAGGTTCAGAAATAGTCCCTTTTGTAGTGGTAGCGCACCGGGACAATGAAACGGGAGAAAGCAAATTAACGCTACTTGAAAATATTAATAATTTACCTAAACTGATGGCATCGGGAACCCTAGGTAAACTTACGTCTCAAGGTTCTCTTGAAAAAAGCCTTTCTAGTGTTAATTAG
- the mutS gene encoding DNA mismatch repair protein MutS — protein sequence MNVSPDPSSLDSNQRKSTMPNADYRELERKKLSPMMQHYVEVKEQYPHALLLYRVGDFFEVFFQDACTVSEQLELVLTSIQAGKEIGRVPMSGVPHHAIDRYCAMLVEKGFAIALCDQVEDASVAAAQNRQVKREVTKVITPGTLLDEGMLNARRNNFLAAVVIAGEHWGLAYADISTGEFLTTQSSSLEHLTQELMRLQPSEVLFPTNAPDLGSLLRPGEKSAHLPSCLPSSFCYALRSQNPFTLAEARSRLLQRFRMRSLEGVGLEHLPLAVRAAGGLLEYLEATQKENPVALQLLRTYTLTDFLIVDSQSRRNLEITQTVRDGILHGSLLWAIDKTSTAMGGRALRRWFLQPLLDIKGIKSRQDTIQELVEDTSLRHDLRQLLRQIYDLERLTGRASSGSANARDLVSLADSLLRLPEIARLVENAQSPYLKALQKVPPILEQLGHQIRNHLVESPPLYLTEGGLIRSGINSQLDELRITVEQDKLWIANLEVKEKARTGIPNLKVGFNKTFGYYISISRSRADQVPDNYIRKQTLTNEERYITPDLKEKEARILTAKDDLNRLEYEVFSLLRQEVGESAEIIRNTSRAVAAADVLCGFAEVAVYQGYCRPQMVEGREIIIIDGRHPVVEQSLPSGFFVPNSTMLGWEENSPDTLEKPDLVILTGPNASGKSCYLRQLGLIQLMAQVGCFVPAKEAILGICDRIFTRVGAVDDLATGQSTFMVEMNETANILNHATSKSLVLLDEIGRGTATFDGLSIAWAVAEYLAQEIKSRTIFATHYHEMNELASMMPNVANYQVTVKELPDQIIFLHQVQPGGADKSYGIEAGRLAGLPSVVIGRAKEVMGQIEKHSKIAIGLRTQINEL from the coding sequence ATGAACGTTTCGCCTGACCCATCATCACTAGATTCCAATCAACGCAAATCAACTATGCCTAACGCCGATTATCGGGAGTTGGAGCGGAAAAAACTTAGCCCGATGATGCAGCATTATGTTGAAGTCAAAGAGCAGTATCCTCACGCGCTGCTATTGTACCGAGTTGGTGACTTTTTTGAAGTATTTTTTCAAGATGCTTGCACCGTTTCCGAGCAACTAGAATTAGTTTTAACTAGCATTCAAGCCGGGAAAGAAATCGGGCGAGTACCCATGTCTGGCGTACCTCACCATGCCATAGACCGCTATTGTGCCATGTTAGTTGAAAAAGGATTTGCGATCGCACTTTGCGACCAAGTAGAAGATGCGTCGGTAGCAGCAGCGCAAAATCGCCAGGTAAAGCGCGAAGTTACAAAGGTTATTACTCCCGGAACACTGTTAGACGAAGGAATGCTCAATGCTCGTCGCAACAACTTTCTCGCCGCCGTTGTCATTGCGGGAGAACATTGGGGTTTAGCTTACGCAGACATCTCTACAGGGGAATTTCTCACTACTCAATCAAGCAGTTTAGAGCATTTAACCCAAGAATTAATGCGTTTGCAGCCGTCAGAAGTATTATTTCCCACCAATGCCCCCGATTTAGGTAGTTTATTGCGTCCAGGGGAAAAGTCTGCCCACTTACCTAGCTGCCTTCCTAGCTCGTTTTGCTATGCGCTGCGTAGTCAAAACCCTTTCACCCTCGCCGAAGCACGAAGTCGGCTGTTGCAGCGCTTTAGAATGCGGAGTCTAGAAGGAGTTGGCTTAGAACACCTACCCCTTGCTGTACGGGCGGCGGGGGGATTGCTGGAATACTTAGAAGCTACCCAAAAAGAAAACCCTGTAGCTTTGCAATTATTACGAACTTACACCCTTACAGACTTTTTAATTGTAGATAGCCAAAGCCGCCGCAATTTAGAAATTACTCAAACTGTCCGCGATGGAATTTTACACGGTTCGCTGCTGTGGGCAATTGATAAAACCAGTACAGCAATGGGCGGTAGAGCTTTGCGGCGTTGGTTTTTGCAACCATTGTTAGACATTAAAGGTATTAAATCGCGTCAAGACACTATTCAAGAATTAGTCGAAGACACGTCGCTGCGTCACGACTTAAGGCAACTATTGCGGCAAATATACGATTTAGAAAGGCTAACTGGACGGGCGAGTTCTGGTAGTGCTAACGCGCGAGATTTGGTGTCTTTAGCCGATTCTTTATTAAGGCTGCCAGAAATAGCTAGGTTAGTAGAAAATGCTCAATCGCCTTATCTTAAAGCTTTGCAAAAAGTACCGCCGATTTTGGAGCAATTGGGGCATCAAATTCGCAATCATTTAGTAGAATCTCCCCCTTTATACCTCACTGAAGGCGGCTTGATTCGCAGTGGCATTAATTCTCAGCTTGATGAGTTGCGTATAACAGTTGAACAAGACAAACTATGGATTGCGAACCTAGAAGTTAAGGAAAAAGCTCGAACGGGAATCCCCAACCTTAAAGTGGGGTTTAATAAAACTTTTGGATATTACATTAGTATTTCTCGCTCTCGCGCTGACCAAGTTCCCGATAACTATATCCGCAAACAAACTCTCACTAATGAGGAGCGCTATATTACGCCGGATTTGAAAGAAAAAGAAGCGCGAATTTTGACGGCAAAAGATGACCTCAATCGTTTAGAATACGAGGTTTTTTCCCTTTTACGTCAAGAAGTTGGGGAAAGTGCGGAGATTATTCGCAATACTTCTCGCGCGGTGGCGGCGGCGGATGTATTGTGTGGTTTTGCGGAAGTGGCGGTTTATCAAGGCTACTGTCGTCCGCAAATGGTAGAAGGGCGAGAAATAATAATTATTGATGGTCGTCATCCTGTCGTTGAGCAATCTTTGCCATCGGGGTTTTTTGTGCCAAATTCAACAATGTTAGGGTGGGAAGAAAACAGCCCAGATACCTTAGAAAAACCGGATTTAGTAATTTTAACCGGGCCTAATGCTAGTGGAAAAAGCTGTTATTTACGGCAACTAGGATTAATTCAACTAATGGCTCAAGTAGGTTGCTTTGTGCCAGCAAAAGAGGCAATACTGGGAATATGCGATCGCATTTTCACTCGTGTTGGTGCAGTAGACGATTTAGCGACAGGGCAATCTACTTTTATGGTAGAGATGAACGAAACAGCTAATATCCTCAATCATGCTACGTCTAAATCCCTAGTATTATTAGATGAAATTGGGCGTGGTACGGCAACCTTTGACGGACTTTCGATTGCTTGGGCAGTGGCGGAGTATTTAGCCCAAGAAATTAAATCAAGAACAATTTTTGCGACTCATTACCACGAAATGAACGAATTAGCCTCAATGATGCCCAATGTCGCTAATTATCAAGTGACAGTCAAGGAGTTACCCGACCAGATTATATTTTTACACCAGGTTCAACCAGGGGGCGCAGATAAGTCCTATGGAATTGAAGCCGGAAGACTAGCGGGTTTACCTTCTGTTGTTATTGGACGCGCTAAAGAAGTCATGGGACAAATAGAAAAACATAGTAAAATTGCCATCGGACTAAGAACGCAAATTAACGAGTTGTAA
- a CDS encoding GNAT family N-acetyltransferase — protein sequence MTSVLPQNLNVVIRTVQRRDIEGIERLCSESFTSDKPMVATEQNQLKLLRRWYGLLKFLNLFPNPLQYHFYIYVAEQAKQVQGTIQISPCNRTRSTWRVEKLLVDAQARAQGVGSQLLRYCFEAVGEARTWLLEVDVNDKESLALYRQNGFQSLAQQTYWEITPSLLQELALREPDLPNLLPVSNADAQLLYQLDTASMPPLVRQVFDRNADDFKTSLLGGIVQAVQQWLNKLEVVSGYVFEPQRKAAIGYFQIRMCRQGTQPHVATLTVHPAYTWLYPELLSQLARIAQDLPPQSLQLASADYQQEREEYLEQIGAKRVEHTLMMSRSVYHKLRESKFVSLEGLQWSEMLQGFQPARKPVAGGMSWLQPKQQMSPIEVTDPNLTSSEPNTYSNLESPLPPELGNQ from the coding sequence ATGACTTCCGTACTTCCGCAAAATCTAAACGTTGTTATTCGCACGGTTCAACGCCGGGATATAGAAGGAATTGAGCGTCTTTGTAGCGAATCATTTACATCGGATAAACCGATGGTAGCTACAGAGCAAAATCAATTAAAATTACTGCGTCGCTGGTATGGATTGCTGAAGTTTTTAAATTTGTTTCCCAATCCCCTACAATACCATTTTTATATTTATGTCGCCGAGCAAGCCAAGCAAGTTCAAGGCACAATTCAAATTTCGCCTTGCAACCGCACACGCAGCACTTGGCGAGTAGAAAAGTTATTAGTAGATGCTCAAGCCCGCGCTCAAGGCGTTGGCTCTCAACTACTGCGCTACTGTTTTGAAGCGGTAGGAGAAGCTAGAACTTGGCTACTAGAAGTTGATGTCAATGACAAAGAGTCGCTGGCTCTTTACCGTCAAAATGGCTTTCAAAGTTTGGCGCAACAAACTTACTGGGAAATTACCCCTAGCTTGCTACAAGAATTAGCATTGCGCGAACCTGATTTGCCGAACCTTTTACCTGTAAGTAATGCTGATGCTCAATTGCTCTATCAGTTAGATACCGCATCAATGCCGCCTTTGGTACGTCAAGTATTTGACCGCAATGCTGACGATTTTAAAACTAGCTTGCTAGGTGGCATAGTTCAAGCCGTGCAACAATGGCTAAATAAGCTGGAAGTAGTCAGTGGCTATGTTTTTGAACCTCAGCGCAAAGCAGCAATTGGCTATTTTCAAATTCGGATGTGTCGCCAAGGTACGCAACCTCATGTAGCTACACTTACCGTTCACCCAGCCTACACTTGGCTGTATCCCGAACTATTATCACAATTAGCTCGAATTGCTCAAGATTTACCCCCTCAATCGTTGCAACTAGCATCGGCAGATTACCAGCAAGAAAGAGAGGAGTATTTAGAGCAAATTGGCGCTAAAAGAGTAGAACACACCTTGATGATGTCGCGCTCGGTATACCACAAGCTGCGCGAGTCTAAATTTGTGTCTTTAGAGGGATTGCAATGGTCAGAAATGTTGCAAGGATTCCAGCCAGCCCGCAAGCCTGTAGCGGGAGGAATGTCTTGGCTACAACCAAAACAACAAATGTCGCCGATAGAGGTGACAGATCCTAATTTAACGTCGTCAGAACCCAATACTTACTCTAATTTAGAATCGCCGCTCCCACCAGAATTAGGCAACCAGTAG
- the ruvX gene encoding Holliday junction resolvase RuvX, producing MLPRISALGLDIGKKRIGVAGCDGTGLIATGLTTIERQTFTLDVAQFQKLVQERHAQILVVGMPYTMSGELGFQAKQVQKLASKLAQVLNLPVEYVDERLTSVEAEQLIHLEKKTTHFIDKGLIDRKAAAIILQRWLDLRRSSNYLQTLDAPLT from the coding sequence ATGTTACCGAGGATTTCCGCCCTAGGGTTAGATATTGGCAAAAAGCGCATTGGTGTAGCTGGCTGCGACGGTACAGGATTGATTGCCACAGGTTTAACTACGATAGAGCGTCAAACTTTTACTTTAGATGTCGCCCAATTCCAAAAATTGGTGCAAGAGCGCCATGCTCAAATCTTAGTAGTGGGAATGCCTTATACGATGAGTGGTGAACTAGGTTTTCAAGCTAAACAAGTACAAAAATTAGCGTCAAAACTTGCCCAAGTTTTAAACCTACCTGTGGAGTACGTAGACGAGCGCCTAACTTCGGTGGAAGCCGAGCAATTAATTCATTTAGAAAAAAAGACTACCCATTTTATTGATAAGGGATTAATCGATCGCAAAGCCGCCGCAATTATTTTACAGCGCTGGCTAGACCTAAGACGCAGTAGCAACTATTTACAGACCTTGGATGCTCCCCTCACCTAA
- a CDS encoding DUF3727 domain-containing protein, with protein sequence MFPSPEENDPSPTASITLTDESGRSLPCYIERSLFVGDIEYVLLLPEDSAIEIFAWHGDGDEEEAVPIEDDETIDQIFTTAEAVLAEQNLVLRRTAFALTVAGELPPVEDAELFTLEIEEEGSELEPEQLQLLSNFYHQEQEYSIYTPLDPLLFFAKMNAAGKPELLSQEEFGKIQPLLEEQLFDEMD encoded by the coding sequence ATGTTTCCCTCCCCTGAAGAAAACGATCCATCTCCAACAGCTTCCATCACCCTTACTGATGAATCTGGGCGAAGTCTTCCCTGTTATATCGAGCGATCGCTATTTGTCGGGGATATAGAATATGTTTTACTGCTCCCGGAAGACTCAGCTATCGAAATTTTCGCATGGCATGGCGATGGCGATGAGGAAGAAGCAGTACCGATTGAAGATGATGAAACCATCGATCAAATCTTTACTACCGCCGAAGCTGTCCTCGCCGAGCAAAACTTGGTTCTCCGGCGCACGGCTTTCGCGCTTACGGTTGCGGGCGAACTTCCCCCGGTGGAAGATGCGGAGTTATTTACTTTAGAAATTGAAGAAGAAGGCTCGGAATTAGAACCGGAACAGTTGCAATTACTATCAAACTTCTATCATCAAGAGCAAGAATACTCAATCTATACGCCCCTAGATCCGTTGCTATTTTTTGCTAAGATGAATGCCGCCGGAAAGCCAGAGCTACTTTCTCAAGAAGAATTTGGTAAAATCCAGCCGCTACTAGAGGAGCAGCTATTTGACGAGATGGATTAA
- the mltG gene encoding endolytic transglycosylase MltG has translation MKVMQKAFKWSLLLLLPALGVGTWLGWNWWNGATSPTPNNRVTSIQVKPGTPAQQIGQQLEAAGVIRSSQAWSLWARYLQKQEPKGGFKAGNYLIAPNQPLSVVAEQIWNGKVVELSFTIPEGWSLRQMGEYFEKQGFFSAQEFLAAARKIPRNEYSWLPVNLPHLEGFLYPDTYKLNGDSVTPAIVVRQMLNQFQVVALPVYQAGKSKTDLDLLEWVTLGSIVEKEAVIPQERSRIAGVFASRLRQGMLLQTDPTVEYALNIRQTKEQPLTFAQIKVASPYNTYVFPGLPPTPIASPGIASLKAALNPEKTAYLYFVARYDGTHVFSKTLSEHTAAQVAIRKQVSAN, from the coding sequence ATGAAAGTAATGCAAAAAGCTTTCAAGTGGTCGCTCCTATTACTCTTGCCAGCCTTGGGAGTAGGTACTTGGTTGGGTTGGAATTGGTGGAATGGAGCAACTTCTCCTACCCCAAATAATCGCGTAACATCTATTCAAGTCAAACCAGGAACGCCCGCGCAACAAATAGGTCAACAGTTGGAAGCGGCGGGGGTAATTCGTTCTAGCCAAGCTTGGAGTTTATGGGCGCGATACTTGCAAAAACAAGAACCCAAAGGAGGCTTTAAAGCCGGAAACTATCTCATAGCTCCAAATCAACCGCTATCGGTGGTTGCCGAACAAATCTGGAATGGCAAAGTTGTAGAACTAAGTTTTACGATTCCTGAAGGTTGGTCATTGCGACAAATGGGCGAATACTTTGAAAAACAAGGTTTCTTCTCGGCTCAAGAATTTTTAGCGGCGGCACGGAAAATTCCTAGAAACGAGTATTCGTGGTTGCCTGTCAACTTACCTCATTTGGAAGGTTTTTTGTATCCCGACACCTACAAACTCAATGGTGATAGCGTTACTCCGGCAATTGTTGTTAGGCAAATGCTCAACCAATTTCAAGTTGTAGCTTTGCCTGTATACCAAGCAGGTAAAAGTAAAACAGATTTAGACTTGTTAGAGTGGGTAACTTTGGGCAGTATTGTGGAAAAAGAAGCCGTAATTCCCCAAGAGCGATCGCGCATTGCGGGAGTATTTGCTTCAAGGTTGCGTCAAGGGATGCTATTACAAACCGATCCGACAGTAGAATACGCTCTTAATATTCGCCAAACTAAAGAACAACCTTTAACTTTTGCTCAAATCAAAGTTGCTAGTCCTTACAATACCTATGTTTTTCCTGGCTTACCCCCTACTCCCATAGCAAGTCCCGGCATTGCTAGTTTAAAAGCCGCCTTGAACCCCGAAAAGACTGCTTATCTTTACTTTGTCGCTCGTTACGATGGGACTCATGTATTTAGCAAAACTTTAAGCGAACATACGGCGGCGCAAGTAGCTATTCGCAAACAAGTTTCGGCAAATTAA